In Achromobacter pestifer, the DNA window AGGCTCCTGCAGCACCAGCCCGATATTGCGCCGGTAGTCCGCCACGCGCACCGAGCGTATGTCGGCGCCGTCCACCAGCACCGCGCCCTCGGACACGTCGTAGAAGCGGCAGATCAGGTTGATCAGCGTGCTCTTGCCCGAGCCGCTATGGCCCACCAGGCCGATCATCTCGCCAGGGGCGATATTCAGGTTCAGCCCGCGGATGACCTGGCGGTTGCCGTAACGGAAACCCACGTCGCGCAATTCGATGCGGCCGTTGATATGCGGCAGCTTGGCCGGGTTCTGCGGCTCCGGCACGCTGGACACGTGGTCCAGGATGTCGAAGATGCGCTTGGCGCCGGCCGCGGCCTTTTGCGTGACCGAGACGATGCGGCTCATCGAATCCAGGCGCATGTAGAAGCGCCCGATATAGGCCAGGAAGGCGGCCAGCACACCGACGGTGATCTGCTTCTGCGACACCTGCCAGATACCGAAGATCCACACCACCAGCAGACCCACCTCGGTCAAAAACGTGACGGTGGGCGAGAACAGCGACCAGGTGGTGTTCACGCGGTCGTTGACTTCCAGGTTGCGGTTGTTGGCTTCGCGAAAGCGCGCGACTTCGCGCTTTTCCTGCGCGAAAGCCTTGACCACGCGGATGCCCGGTATGGTGTCGGCCAGGACGTTGGTGATTTCCGACCAGATGCGGTCGACCTTTTCGAAGCCATGGCGCAGGCGGTCGCGCACCGCGTGGATCATCCAGATGATGAACGGCAGCGGCACCAGCGTGACCAGCGCCAGCCACGGGTTGATGGACACCAGGATGACCGCCGTCATGACGATCATCAGGATGTCGTTGGCGAAATCCAGCAAGTGCAACGACAGGAACACGCAGATACGGTCGGTTTCGCTGCCGATGCGGGAAATCAGGTCCCCGGTGCGCTTGCCGCCGAAATACTCCAGCGACAGCTGCTGCAGGTGCTCATAGGTAGTGGTGCGCAGGTCCGCGCCGATGCGCTCGCTGACCCAGGCCAGGATGTAGGTGCGGGCCCAACCCAGGCCCCAGGCCAGGAAAGCCGAGGCCAGCAGCCCTCCCAGATAGAGGCGGACCTTGTCGTAATCGATGGGCGCGCCGTTCTGGAATGGAATCAGCACGTCGTCCATCAGCGGCATGGTCAGATACGGCGGCACCAGGGTGGCGGCCGTGCCCAGCAGGGTCAGCACGAAACCCGCCAGCAGCGGCCCGCGGTAGGGGCGGGCGAAACGCCACAGGCGCAGCAGCGCCCACGTGGTGGATGGCGCCGCCTGTTCCTGGTTGCAGGTCGGGCATTCTTCCTCGCCCGCCGGAATGACGTTATTACAGACGGTGCAGGTGCGCTCCGCCAGTTCCTCGTCCTGATGGCCGGACAAACGGATGGCCTGCTGGGTCTCGAACTGCGCCAGCAGGCGCAGCGCGGCCGGATTGCGCGCCAGCGTGAAACGCCAGGCGCCCAGGCGGGAGCCGTCGTCGTGCAATTCCAGCAGCGCGGCGCCGGCGTGGTCGGTCAGGCTCAGCTTTAATTGGGGGCCGTATGCCCAGGATTCCCAGCGCGGCTCGTCCGGATGGCGAGCCAACAGCCGGCGGTCGGTAGCGGCGACCAGCCCCGGGCGGAACTTCAGGCGCTGATCCAGGTCTATTTCAACCCAGGCCAACAAGGTTTCGCCATCCGCCAGTTCGGCGCGGATTTCATCCCGCCAGCGGGCAGGAAAGGCTTCGGCAAGGCCGGAAAGCAGGTTTGGTTTTTTCATTGGAACGCATACCGGGCCAGGACTCTGCCCTACTAGGCGGCAACCGGTTCGCAACCTGGACTGGCGGCAAACGTGTCCCTTCCTTACAACATAACGATTTCACGCTTTGAAGGCGTCGTATAGTAGCAGCCGATTTTTCTAATTAGGAATATCTGGGATCCCCCACTCGTTGGCATTATTCTAAGGGCGCAACCCCAATAAATTCGCGGTCTTGCATAGGGGCGTCCGCGCGTGCCAACCTGCTTCTCCAGTAAATTAAAACATGAAAAAGAAAGACATTGAATTTCTCGATGTCGTGGCTTTGCGCGGCCCGAACATTTGGACGTATCGCCCGGTACTCGAAGCGTGGGTGGATATCGGTGAATTGGAGGACTACCCCTCCAACACCATCCCCGGCTTTTACGAACGCCTGACGGAATGGCTGCCGACCCTGATCGAGCACCGCTGCAGCCCGGGAGTCCGGGGCGGCTTCCTGTCGCGCCTGAAGGAAGGCACCTGGCCCGGCCACATACTTGAACATGTCACCCTGGAACTGCAGAACCTGGCCGGCTTGCGCGGCGGTTTCGGCAAGGCCCGGGAAACCTCCACCCGCGGCGTCTACAAGGTCGTGGTGCGCGCCTGGCAGGAACAGGTCACCCGCACCGCCCTGAACGAAGCCCGCGACCTGGTCATGGCCGCCATCGAGGACCGCCCCTTCGACGTGCCCGCCGCCATCGCCAAGCTGCGCAGCCTGATCGACAAACACTGTCTCGGCCCCAGCACCGCCTGCATCGTGGACGCCGCCGACGACCGCGACATCCCCTATATCCGCCTGTTCGAGGGCAACCTCGTGCAGTTCGGCTACGGCTCGGCCCAGCGCCGCATCTGGACGGCCGAAACCGATCGCACCAGCGCCATCGCCGAAGGCATTTCGCGCGACAAGGACCTGACCAAGGAACTGCTGTCGACCTGCGGCGTGCCCGTGCCCGAAGGCCGCCTCGTGCGCAGCGAGGACGACGCCTGGGAAGCGGCCGAGGACATCGGCCTGCCAGTGGTCGTGAAGCCCTATGACGGCAACCATGGCCGCGGCGTGTTCACCAACCTGACCACGCGCGAGGAAGTGGTGTCGGCCTACCGCGTGGCCGTGGACGAAGGCAGCGGCGTGATCGTCGAGCGCTTCGTGCTGGGCAACGAGCACCGCCTGCTGGTCGTGGGCGACCGCATGGTGGCCGCCGCCGCCGGCGAACCGGCCTGGGTGACGGGCGACGGCAAGTCCACCATCACCGAACTCATCGACAGCCAGATCAATACCGACCCGCGCCGCGGCCGCACCGAGAACCATCCGCTGAATCCGGTGCGCCTGGATTCCGCCGCGCGGCTGGAAATCGCCCGCCAGGGCCTGTCGGAAGACAGCGTTCCGCCCGAAGGCCAGCGCGTGCTGGTGCAGCGCAGCGGCAACGTCGCCTTCGACGTGACCGACCGCGTGCACCCCAGCATTGCCGCCACGGTGACCCTGGCCGCGCGCATCGTGGGCCTGGACATCGCCGGCGTGGACCTGGTGGCCGAAGACATCTCCCGCCCGCTGGAAGAACAGCGCGGCGCCATCGTCGAAGTCAATGCCGGCCCCGGCCTGCTGATGCACCTGAAGCCGGCCGACGGCACCCCGCGCCCGGTGGGCCGCGCCATCGTCGACCATCTGTTCCCCGAAGGCGACGCTGGCCGCATCCCCATCGTGGGCGTGACCGGCACCAACGGCAAGACCGTGGTGGCGCGCCTGGTGGCCCGCCTGCTGAGCCTGTCCGGCAAGCGCACCGGCCTGGCCTGCAGCGAAGGCCTCTATCTGGACCGCCGCCAGGTGCAAAAGGGCGACCGCGCCGATTTCGCCTCGGGCACGCGCCTGCTGATGAACCGCAACCTGGACGCCGCCGTCATCGAGAACGACAGCAGCGTGATCCTGGGCCAGGGCCTGGCCTATGACCGCTGCCAGGTGGGCGTGGTCACCAACATCGACGACGCCGACCACCTCGGCGACTTCGACATCAACGAAACGGAACGCATGTTCAACGTGTTCCGCACCCAGGTGGACGTGGTGCTGCCCGGCGGCGCCACCGTGCTGAACGCGCGCGATCCGCGCGTGGTGGAAATGGCCGAGCTGAGCGACGGCGCCGTGATCTTCTTCGGCATCGACCCCGCCCTGCCCGCCATCGCCGCCCACCTGCAGCAGGACGGCCGCGCCGTGTTCGTGCGCGACGGCGGCATCGTGCTGGCGCAAGGCAGCCGCGAGGAACGCCTGGCCACGGTGGCCTCGATCCCGCTGACCCATGGCGGGCGCGTGGCCTTCCAGGTCGAGAACGTGCTGGCCGCCGTGGGCGCCGCCTGGGCGCTGGACATCCCGGTGGAGCTGATCCGAGCCGGCATCGAAACCTTCGACATCGACCAGGCCGACGCGCCCTGGCAGTTCACGCTGTTCGAACGCAACGGCAGCACCGTGGTGGTCGACGATGTGCACAACGCCTCGGCGCTGCGCCCCCTGATCGCCGCCATCGACCAGTTCCCGTCGACCACGCGCGCCGCCGTCTATTCGGCCGGCGCGGACCGCCGCGACGCGGACCTGATCGAACAGGGCAAGCTGCTGGGCGACGCCTTCGACCGCGTGGTGCTCTACGACGACCTGACCGTGCGCAGCAAGCGCCCCGCGGGCGAGGCGCGCGCGCTGCTGCGCCAAGGCCTGGAGCAAGGCTCCCGCGTCAAGGACATCCACGACGAACCCGACCACGGCAAGGCCATCCAGAGCCAGCTCGACCGCATCGCCGCAGGCGACTTCGTCCTGCTGCAGTCCGACGAAGCCTTCTCCGGTCCCACCATCGACCTGGTCCGCCGCTGGATTCAGCAATACTGACAATATCTGCGCGCGCCCTCGCCCAAGCGCGGGCGCGCGTGAGCTAGACAGGAATACCTGCCATGGAAGTTTCCCGTATCCGAGCACTGCGCGGCCCCAATCTGTGGAGCAAGAACACCGCGATCGAGGCCATTGTTTCCTGCGCCGACGCCGAATGCTCCATCGACAACCTGCCTGACTTCGAAGCGCGCCTGCGCGCGCGGCTGCCCCAGACCGGGCTGCTGCGTCCGGAAGGCCATCAGGGCGCGGTCTCCATCGCGCACGTGCTGCAGATCGTGGCCCTGACGATGCAGGCGCACGCCGGCTGCCCCGTCACGTTCGGCCGCACCGCCTCCACCATCGAGCCCGGCGTGTTCCAGGTGGTGGTCGAGTACAGCGAAGAAGAAGTCGGCATGCTGGCGATGGAACTGGCGCAAGTGCTGGTGCGCGCCGCGCTGGACGACACGCCCTTCGATCTCGCCGATGCCTTGAAGCGCCTGCGCGAGCTCGACGAAGACGTGCGCCTGGGGCCCAGCACCGGCTCCATCGTCAACGCCGCCACCGCCCGCAACATCCCCTACCGCCGCCTGACCCAGGGCAGCATGGTGCAGTTCGGCTGGGGCAGCAAGCAGCGCCGCATCCAGGCCGCCGAAACCGACCTGACCAGCGCCATCTCCGAATCCATCGCCCAGGACAAGGACCTGACCAAGATGCTGCTGGACTCGGCCGGCGTGCCGGTGCCCATGGGCCGCTCGGTGACCACCGCGGAAGAAGCCTGGGCCGCGGCCGAAGAGCTGGGCGGCCCGGTCGTGGTCAAGCCGCGCGACGGCAGCCAGGGCCGCGGCGTCGCCGTCAACATCGAAACGCGCGAACGCGTGATCCAGGCCTTTGAAGTGGCCGAGGAAATCAGCTCCGAAGTCATCGTCGAACGCTACATTCCCGGCCACGACTTCCGCCTGCTGGTGGTGGGCGGCGCGCTGGTCGCGGCCTCGCGCCGCGATCCGCCGCAAGTCACCGGCGACGGGGTGCAGACCATCCGCCAACTGGTGGACCAGGTCAACGCGGACCCGCTGCGCGGCGATGGCCATGCGACCTCGCTGACCAAGATCCGCTTCGACGACATCGCCCTGGCGACCCTCAAGAAGCAGGGTTTCGACGCCGACTCCGTGCCGCCGTCCGGCACCCTGATCTTCCTGCGCAACAACGCCAACCTCAGCACCGGCGGCTCAGCCACCGACGTCACCGACGAGGTGCACCCCGAGATGGCCGCGCGCGCGGTGTCGGCGGCCCGCATGATCGGGCTGGACATCTGCGGCGTGGACGTGGTGGCCGAAAGCGTGCTCTATCCGCTGGAAGACCAGCACGGCGGCGTGGTGGAAGTGAACGCCGCGCCCGGCCTGCGCATGCACCTGAATCCCTCGTTCGGCAAGGGCCGCGCCGTGGGCGACGCCATCATCGCCAATATGTACGCGGACGGCGACGACGGCCGCATCCCCGTGGTGGCCGTCGCCGGCACCAACGGCAAGACCACCACCGTGCGCCTGACCGCCCATATCCTGGGCGTGGCCGGCAACCGCGTCGGCATGACCAACTCCGACGGCGTCTACGTCGACAACCTGCGCATCGACACGGGCGACTGCAGCGGCCCGCGCAGCGCCCGCAGCGTCCTGATGCACCCCGACGTGGACGCGGCCGTGTTCGAAACCGCGCGCGGCGGCATCCTGCGCGAGGGCCTGGCCTTCGACCGCTGCAACGTGGCCATCGTCACCAACATCGGCATGGGCGACCACCTGGGCCTGGGCTACATCAGCACGGTCGAAGACCTGGCCGTGGTCAAGCGCGTGATCGTGCAGCACGTGTATCCGAGCGGCACCGCGGTGCTGAACGCGGCCGACCCCATCGTGGCCGAAATGGCCGCGAGCTGCCCGGGCTCGATCACCTACTTCGCCGAGGACCGCAACCATCCCGTGCTGGCCACGCACCGCGCCCAAGGCTTGCGCTGCGTGTACCGCGACGGCGACTCCATCGTCACCGCGCAAGGCGCCGAAGAGACCCGCTACCCGCTGGCCTCGATTCCGCTCACGCGCAACGGCGCCATCACCTTCCAGGTGGAAAACGCCATGGCGTCGATCGCCGCCGCCTGGGCCCTGGGCCTGGACACGGACGTCATCCGCCGCGGCCTGGCCACTTTTGTCAACGATGCCCAGACCGCGCCCGGACGCTTCAACGTGTTCGACTACCGCGGCGCCACGGTGATCGCCGACTACGGCCACAATCCCGACGCCATCCTGGCCCTGGTGCGCGCGGTGGACGCCATGCCCGCCAAGCGGCGCTCCGTTGTCATCAGCGGCGCGGGCGACCGGCGCGACGAAGACATCCGGATGCAGACCGAGATCCTCGGCGACGCCTTCGACGACGTGCTGCTCTACCAGGACCAGTGCCAACGCGGCCGCGCCGATGGCGAAGTGCTGGCGCTGCTGCAGCAGGGCCTGGTCAACGCCACGCGCAGCAAGCATGTCGAAGAGATCCACGGCGAATTTCTCGCCATCGACACGGCGCTGACGCGCCTGGGCGCCGGCGACCTTTGCCTGATCCTGGTCGACCAGGTCGAAGAGGCGCTGGATCACATCGCGCGCCGCATCGCGCAAGCCTGAGCCGTACGCGGCTCCCGAAGTGAAGACGGGGCGCCCTTGGGCGCCCCGTTTGCGTTTGCGTCAGCGCGCGCCGATCAGCTGCTGGACGACGCCACGGGCGCGGCAGCCTGATAGCGGTCCGTCACGTGCGTGCATCCCATCGCCGTCATCGCGGCCAGCGTCAGCAAGATAGCGCTGCAAAGTCGTTGCGTCATGCGGGTTCCTCTTCCTTTTTCTGCGGCCGAACGTGGTTGCCGGTTCCGCCATGACTATACCGTCGCGCCCGCCCGCAAGCCAGCCGCGCCCGCCCCGGCGGCAGCCGCAGATCCGGTTACCAGCCCCACTCAAAAGAGGACAAGACATTGCCGGAATGTAACTGCCACATCTAGTGCGCCTGCAACCTCGCCTCGCCGGAAATCAGGGCTTTTTGCAGACTGACGGCCGTTACATTTGCCCACAGCCTGGTTTGACGGCCATGCCGCATGGCTCGTACGGTGAATGCATGGCCTGCACGACATCTTCTATATCGACAGGCTCTAGCTGATCAGTGTCCCACTCAACCGCGACAGCCCGGTTTACAGGCCGCAAACCGGATGGCGCAAGCAACAGGAGAGGTCACCATGAACAACGACATCATCGCTGGCAAATGGAAGCAACTGGCAGGCAAGGCCAAGGTCGCCTGGGGCGAGCTCACCGACGACGAGCTGACCCGCAGCGAAGGCAACGCCGAACGTCTGGCGGGCCTGATCCAGGAGCGCTACGGCAAGACCCGCGAACAGGCGGAAAAGGAAGTCCGCGACTTCTTCGACCGCAATCCTTGATCCGATCAACCACCAGGAGAAGCTGACATGTTGCACTACGCCGTCGTTTTCTTCGTCATTGCCATCATCGCCGCTGTCCTGGGTTTCGGCGGCATCGCCGCCGGCGCTGCCGGTATCGCCAAGATCCTGTTCTTCGTCTTTCTGGTACTGGCGCTGCTGTCCATCCTCGGCGGCGCATTCCGCAAGAAATAGAACTCGCACCCAAGACACCACGCAATCCTCGCGCCCCGACGCGCTGAACCACTAACAAGGAGCATGACTATGGAATTCCGCAAGCTGATCGCCGCCGCCGCACTGGGCACGGGCGCCGTCTTCACTTCCATGGCTTTTGCCGCCGACGACGGCAAGCCGAAACAATCCGTGGGTGAATACGCGTCCGACGCCACCGTGACCACCAAGGTCAAGGCCGCCATCGTGGCCGACAAACAGCTGAGCGCGCTGGACATCGCCGTGGAGACCAATGCGGGCGTCACCAAGCTGACAGGCACCGTCGGCACCGCAGCCGAAGCCGATCATGCCGCCACCGTGGCGCGCGGCGTCGAAGGCGTGAAACAGGTGATGAACAACATCAAGGTCGACCCGGCCAAGAACAAGAAGTAAGCCCGACCGGGCTGCTCAAGCCCTTTCCTGAAAGACCAAGCGGCGCCCGTGTCGGACACGGGCGCCGCTTGGTTTTGGGCCGCCTTCCAGACGGTAGCCCCAACACTCAGATATCGACCACGCCCCTGCCTATCTCCAACGCGCGCCCGCCCACCTGGATCCGGCCATCGGCCAGGACGTCCAGCAGCAGACGGCAGGGCCGGCCCATCTGGTCGCCCTGCTCCACCAGGATGCTGGCGGGCAAGGAACGCTTCTGGTGCCGCAGCCACCCGCCCAGATTGGCGCAGGCGGACCCCGTGCCGGCGTCCTCGTTCACGCCGCCACCCGCCTTGACGTAAAAGTAGCGCGCCACCACGACCTGCCGGCCATCCTGCTGGCGGCTGTCGTCGAAAGCGAACGCGTACATGACCTTGCGGCCCAGGCTGTTGGCCTGCCAGCGGTCCAGCCGGGACGCGTCGGGGGCAACGCGGCGCACGGCTTGCACGCTGGCCAGCGGCACCAGCAACTGGTCGGCGCCGGTGTCCAGCCATATCGGATCGCCCAGCAGATCGTTCGCATCCAGGCCCAGCAGGCTGGCGATCTCGGCACGTTCCAGCGCGGGCGCGGCGGTGCGCACGCCGTCCGGACACGGCGCGGTAAAGGTCCAGGCATCGCCGCGCGCCGTCACCGGCACCACG includes these proteins:
- a CDS encoding ABC transporter ATP-binding protein; translated protein: MKKPNLLSGLAEAFPARWRDEIRAELADGETLLAWVEIDLDQRLKFRPGLVAATDRRLLARHPDEPRWESWAYGPQLKLSLTDHAGAALLELHDDGSRLGAWRFTLARNPAALRLLAQFETQQAIRLSGHQDEELAERTCTVCNNVIPAGEEECPTCNQEQAAPSTTWALLRLWRFARPYRGPLLAGFVLTLLGTAATLVPPYLTMPLMDDVLIPFQNGAPIDYDKVRLYLGGLLASAFLAWGLGWARTYILAWVSERIGADLRTTTYEHLQQLSLEYFGGKRTGDLISRIGSETDRICVFLSLHLLDFANDILMIVMTAVILVSINPWLALVTLVPLPFIIWMIHAVRDRLRHGFEKVDRIWSEITNVLADTIPGIRVVKAFAQEKREVARFREANNRNLEVNDRVNTTWSLFSPTVTFLTEVGLLVVWIFGIWQVSQKQITVGVLAAFLAYIGRFYMRLDSMSRIVSVTQKAAAGAKRIFDILDHVSSVPEPQNPAKLPHINGRIELRDVGFRYGNRQVIRGLNLNIAPGEMIGLVGHSGSGKSTLINLICRFYDVSEGAVLVDGADIRSVRVADYRRNIGLVLQEPFLFFGTIAENIAYGKPDATRDEILAAARAAHAHEFILRLPHGYDSLVGERGQALSGGERQRISIARALLIDPRILILDEATSSVDTTTEKEIQKALDNLVRGRTTIAIAHRLSTLRKADRLVVLDRGQIVEQGPHEELMAREGAYYRLYQAQARQAEADAQASGSEDMAAVA
- the cphA gene encoding cyanophycin synthetase; translation: MKKKDIEFLDVVALRGPNIWTYRPVLEAWVDIGELEDYPSNTIPGFYERLTEWLPTLIEHRCSPGVRGGFLSRLKEGTWPGHILEHVTLELQNLAGLRGGFGKARETSTRGVYKVVVRAWQEQVTRTALNEARDLVMAAIEDRPFDVPAAIAKLRSLIDKHCLGPSTACIVDAADDRDIPYIRLFEGNLVQFGYGSAQRRIWTAETDRTSAIAEGISRDKDLTKELLSTCGVPVPEGRLVRSEDDAWEAAEDIGLPVVVKPYDGNHGRGVFTNLTTREEVVSAYRVAVDEGSGVIVERFVLGNEHRLLVVGDRMVAAAAGEPAWVTGDGKSTITELIDSQINTDPRRGRTENHPLNPVRLDSAARLEIARQGLSEDSVPPEGQRVLVQRSGNVAFDVTDRVHPSIAATVTLAARIVGLDIAGVDLVAEDISRPLEEQRGAIVEVNAGPGLLMHLKPADGTPRPVGRAIVDHLFPEGDAGRIPIVGVTGTNGKTVVARLVARLLSLSGKRTGLACSEGLYLDRRQVQKGDRADFASGTRLLMNRNLDAAVIENDSSVILGQGLAYDRCQVGVVTNIDDADHLGDFDINETERMFNVFRTQVDVVLPGGATVLNARDPRVVEMAELSDGAVIFFGIDPALPAIAAHLQQDGRAVFVRDGGIVLAQGSREERLATVASIPLTHGGRVAFQVENVLAAVGAAWALDIPVELIRAGIETFDIDQADAPWQFTLFERNGSTVVVDDVHNASALRPLIAAIDQFPSTTRAAVYSAGADRRDADLIEQGKLLGDAFDRVVLYDDLTVRSKRPAGEARALLRQGLEQGSRVKDIHDEPDHGKAIQSQLDRIAAGDFVLLQSDEAFSGPTIDLVRRWIQQY
- the cphA gene encoding cyanophycin synthetase, producing MEVSRIRALRGPNLWSKNTAIEAIVSCADAECSIDNLPDFEARLRARLPQTGLLRPEGHQGAVSIAHVLQIVALTMQAHAGCPVTFGRTASTIEPGVFQVVVEYSEEEVGMLAMELAQVLVRAALDDTPFDLADALKRLRELDEDVRLGPSTGSIVNAATARNIPYRRLTQGSMVQFGWGSKQRRIQAAETDLTSAISESIAQDKDLTKMLLDSAGVPVPMGRSVTTAEEAWAAAEELGGPVVVKPRDGSQGRGVAVNIETRERVIQAFEVAEEISSEVIVERYIPGHDFRLLVVGGALVAASRRDPPQVTGDGVQTIRQLVDQVNADPLRGDGHATSLTKIRFDDIALATLKKQGFDADSVPPSGTLIFLRNNANLSTGGSATDVTDEVHPEMAARAVSAARMIGLDICGVDVVAESVLYPLEDQHGGVVEVNAAPGLRMHLNPSFGKGRAVGDAIIANMYADGDDGRIPVVAVAGTNGKTTTVRLTAHILGVAGNRVGMTNSDGVYVDNLRIDTGDCSGPRSARSVLMHPDVDAAVFETARGGILREGLAFDRCNVAIVTNIGMGDHLGLGYISTVEDLAVVKRVIVQHVYPSGTAVLNAADPIVAEMAASCPGSITYFAEDRNHPVLATHRAQGLRCVYRDGDSIVTAQGAEETRYPLASIPLTRNGAITFQVENAMASIAAAWALGLDTDVIRRGLATFVNDAQTAPGRFNVFDYRGATVIADYGHNPDAILALVRAVDAMPAKRRSVVISGAGDRRDEDIRMQTEILGDAFDDVLLYQDQCQRGRADGEVLALLQQGLVNATRSKHVEEIHGEFLAIDTALTRLGAGDLCLILVDQVEEALDHIARRIAQA
- a CDS encoding CsbD family protein, which encodes MNNDIIAGKWKQLAGKAKVAWGELTDDELTRSEGNAERLAGLIQERYGKTREQAEKEVRDFFDRNP
- a CDS encoding DUF1328 domain-containing protein, which translates into the protein MLHYAVVFFVIAIIAAVLGFGGIAAGAAGIAKILFFVFLVLALLSILGGAFRKK
- a CDS encoding BON domain-containing protein, whose amino-acid sequence is MEFRKLIAAAALGTGAVFTSMAFAADDGKPKQSVGEYASDATVTTKVKAAIVADKQLSALDIAVETNAGVTKLTGTVGTAAEADHAATVARGVEGVKQVMNNIKVDPAKNKK
- a CDS encoding PhzF family phenazine biosynthesis protein, encoding MASYAFRLLNVFASSTFSGNQLCVFEDARGMDDATMLNLAAQFNLSETTFILPSTKAAARVRIYTPGFEMKFAGHPTIGTSQVVRDLRQTGDALALEFAAGVVPVTARGDAWTFTAPCPDGVRTAAPALERAEIASLLGLDANDLLGDPIWLDTGADQLLVPLASVQAVRRVAPDASRLDRWQANSLGRKVMYAFAFDDSRQQDGRQVVVARYFYVKAGGGVNEDAGTGSACANLGGWLRHQKRSLPASILVEQGDQMGRPCRLLLDVLADGRIQVGGRALEIGRGVVDI